DNA from Chitinophaga pendula:
TGTAATGTTTTTTCCCATTTAAGATTTTCGTTGGACATGCGGTTGATGCCGATGCCGATGTTGCGGGTGCCATTGAAGATGACATCATAGTTGCCCATGCCGGCGAGCGCCTGGTAGGCAGATATTTCGGAGTTGCCGGTGGCGCCGTAGCTGGCCCGTAGTTTCAGGTTGGAGATGGCTGGTACGGCTTTTATAAAGTCTTCCTGGGAGGCGCGCCAGGCGATGGCGGCGGAGGGGAAGAAGGCGTACTGGTTGTTCTTACCGAATTTGGACGAGCCATCGAGGCGGCCGGTGAAGGTAAAGAGGTATTTGTCTTTCAGGCCGTAGTTGACGCGGGAGAAGTAAGAGTTGAGGCCATAGGCGTTGCTGAAAGAGGTGGGTGGTTGTGGGTTGGCGCCGGCGCCCAGGTTGTTGAACTGGAAGTAGTCATCGTTGAAGCCCTGTGTGGAGGCGAGGTTTTCGAAGCGATCGATATGTTGCCAGGAGATACCTAGCAGGGCGTTGAGGGCATGTATGCGATTGAAGTTTTTGTTGTAGGTGAGGTAGTTTTCGAATTGCCAGGAGTTGTAGCGGTTGTTGGTGACTTGAGCGACACCTTGTTGACCGCGGGAGATGTAGTTGAGGTCGCGGCCGCCGTAGTAGTCGCGGCGTTGGTTGATGACGTTGGTACCGACGGAGCTTCTGAGTTCGAGGCCATCGGCGAGGTGGATGTTAGCGTAGAAGTTGCCCAGCATGGTTTGGGTGCGGAGATAGTAGAGGCGTTCTTCTATGACCTGGATGGGATTGGCGCCCCCTTCCATGCCCGGGTATTTATCATTACCGACCCAGGAGCCATCGGGAAATCTTACGGGCAGGATGGGTAATGCTTCCAGTACTTGCCGCATGGTGACGATGCCGCCGCCGCCCAGTTCATCGACTTGTTTTTCGTTTTGGTCAGTATATCCGAGGGTGCCACCTACTTTGAGCCAGTCTTTGATCTGGGTATCGAATACGAAGCGGCCGGCATATCTTTTCTGCCAGGAGCCTCTGATGAGGCCATTTTCGTTGCGATAGTTGAGGAAGGCACCGTAGGTACCTTTTTCGTTGCCGTTGGTGAATGCCAGCTGGTGATTTTGTGTGAAGGCATTTTGGGTGGCTACTTTTTGCCAGTCGGTATCGTAGCGGGGATTTCCCTGGGCGTCGAAGAGGAGGGGATTGGTCCTTTTTGTTTTGGGGTCGACGTATTTACCGTTGGCCCAGCCTACCGGATCGTATTTCTGTGCGTTCTGATAGGCGATCTCTTCTACCTGGAGGAATTCGCGGGCGTTGAGTACGGGTATTTTACGCGGGAGGGTGCCTACGCTGAAATCGGCGTCGTAGGTGAGGCGGCCGCCGCCGGCGGTGCCTCTTTTGGTGGTGACGAGGATGACACCGTTGGCGCCTCTGGCGCCGTATATGGCGGTAGAGGAGGCATCTTTGAGTACTTCTATGGAAGCGATATCATTCGGGTTGATATAATCGATGGGGGAGCTACCGTTTTGCAGGCCGGTAACATTAAGGATGACGCCATCTATTACGTAGAGCGGATCGTTTTGGATATTGATGGAGCTGAAGCCGCGGATGCGGATATTGGCGCGACCGCCGGGTCGGCCGGAGTTGGAGGATACGTTAACGCCGGTGACCCGTCCGGACAGTTCCTGATTGAGCGAGGAGCTGGGACGTTCCTGGAGGGCTTCACTTTTAATGGTGCCGACGGCGCCGGTAAGGTCGGACTTTTTGCGGGTGCCATAACCTACTACTACGACGTCATTGAGATTGGAGGCTTTCGATTTGAGGGTGAGCTGGTAGCTGTCTTTCTGATCGACGGTGATGGTGGCGTTTTCGTAGCTCATGCTGGAGAGCAGCAGTACGGCGCCGGGAGTTACCTTGAGGGTGAATTTACCGGTAGCGTCGGTGACGGTGCCGGTTTTGGTGCCTTTTACGGCGACGGATACCCCTATTGCCGGTAGGCCCTGGTCATCGGTGACGGTACCGGATATTGTTCTGGTTTGCGCCATGACCCAGGAAGGGAGGACGAGCAGGAGTGCATACAGTATACAGCGTATGATCCTTTTTGATGGGATGAATTGCATAAGGTTCTTTTTTGGAATTTGGTTTTATGTTATGGTTAGTAAATAGCAGTGCCTGTCAGCCACGGGGGGTGGTTGAAATAATTGCTGATCGTACGGTGTATGCAGCGGAGTGTGTGCCGGGTTGTTAAGGATGAAAGTTGTAAGGGTGTGTATATGCGAAGGGAGACAGGGGTGTGACCTGTAATTTTTGTTCCTGTTCCTTAGCGGCAGATACGGATGTGTGTGTTATTTCACTTCATGTAAACGGATTACGGTGATTGGAATGTGATGCACTACTTTTTGGGTACATCATAAGGTGGAATTTATGCTACGTATGTTTGTTGCCTGTGGCGTCGGGGCTTATCGGGTCGTACACACTGCCGGCAGGCAATTTGATTTTTATAAAGATAGGTTGCAGGGGTACTGTGATGCTACAATTTTTCTCACTAATGCTGATGCAATATTATCTATGTGGGGGATGCGCTGAAGGGAGTGGGGGTAAAGGAGGATCGTTTTGGGACAACTCCGTGTGGTGGAGTTGTCCCTTCAGGATAAGTGGGTTTATCCTACCCAAAGGCCGCAGTATCGCGGAGACATGATAGGTACGCCAACGCAATAGCATTGTATTGTCATGGCAAATGAGGCGCAGTAGTTGTTAGGATTAAATGCGTTATCACATCTAATGAATAGTGGGCATCCTGCTGCTGCAACGTTTTGACCACCACCTTTTACGTCTTTGAGGGCGGTCCTGGTAAGGGGTTGGAAATGGGGGATCTTTTTCATAATTATGGATTTGGGTTAAAGAATACGGGCTACTATTGGTACAGTTTAAATGCTATTAAAGATTGTATTATGCTGCTTAAGGGGGTGCGATGTTACGTGGGATTATACGATATGAATATACGAAAAAGACCAGCATACCTGCTGGTCTTTTTGCAATTATTTATCGTGTGTGTTATTGATACCTTTCGGATATCGCGTGTATATAATCATTTATGTATTTCGGAAGTGAAGTGGAATTCGATGTCCGGGTTGTTGGTACGTTCGGTGTTGAGGTACCATTCGGATTGGGCGAGGTATACGAGGTGTCCATCTTTATCTTCCACAATATTGGCCTGCTTGAAGCGGGTGAATTCGTCGAGTTTTTGTTTGGGGCCGGTGATCCAGCAAGCTTTATAGAAAGGCAGGGTGTTGAACTGACAGGCGGCGCCGTATTCCTGGAGGAGGCGGTATTGTATTACTTCGAACTGGAGGTCGCCTACGCAGCCGATGATTTTGCGGTTACCACCGTGCTGGGTGAATAGCTGTGCGACTCCTTCGTCGGTGAGCTGGCGGATACCTTTTTCGAGCTGTTTGGTTTTGAGCGGGTCTTTATTGACCAGTTCCTTGAACAGTTCGGGGGAGAAGCTGGGGATGCCGGTGATATAGAAGTTTTCGCCTTCTGTCATGGTATCGCCGATCTTGAAGTTGCCGGTATCGAACAGGCCGACTACGTCGCCGGGATATGCGTCATCCACTACGTTTTTCTCGCGGGCGAGGAAGGAGTAGGGGTTGGAGAATCGCAGGTCTTTATCGAGGCGTACGTGGTGGTAGAATTTATTTCTTTCGAATTTTCCGGAGCAGACGCGGAGGAAGGCGATGCGGTCGCGGTGGCGTGGGTCGAGGTTGGCATGTATTTTAAAGATAAAGCCGCTGAATTTATCTTCATGTACATCGATGGTGCGGGTGCTGCCTTCTCGGTTGCGGGGGGTAGGAGCGATCTCTACGAAGGTATCGAGGAGATCTTTTACGCCGAAGTTGTTAACGGCGCTGCCGAAGAATACGGGGGCCAGTTTGCCATCGAGGTAGGCTTCATTGTCGAAGGTATCGTATACGCCTTCGATGAGTTCTACGTCGTTGCGGAGCTGGGTGGCATCGGCAGTGTTGAAAGTTTCGTCTACGAATGAGCTGCTGAGGTCATCGAGGGGGACGATATCGTCGTCGGTGGCCTTTTTATTGGGCAGGAAGGAAACGAAACTTTTGTTATAGAGGTTGTATACGCCTTTGAAGTCTTTACCCATGTTGATGGGCCAGGAGAGGGGGCGTACTTTGATATTGAGTTTTTCTTCCAGTTCGTCGAGGAGGTCGAACGGATTTTTACCATCGCGGTCGAGTTTGTTGACGAAGATGATCACGGGGGTATCTCTCATGCGGCATACTTCCATGAGGCGTTCGGTTTGTGTTTCTACCCCTTTTACGCAGTCGATCACGAGTACTACGCTATCTACGGCGGTGAGGGTGCGGTAGGTATCTTCGGCGAAGTCTTTGTGACCGGGGGTATCGAGGAGGTTGACGAGTATGTCGCGGTATTCGAAAGTCATTACGGAGGTAGCTACGGAGATACCACGTTGTCTTTCTATTTCCATAAAGTCGGAGGTTGTATGTTTTTTGATTTTATTGGACTTTACGGCACCGGCGGTTTGGATGGCGCCACCGAACAGCAGGAATTTTTCTGTGAGGGTGGTTTTACCGGCATCCGGGTGGGCGATGATGGCGAAAGATTTTCTTTTATTGATCTCGTTTGCGTACTTCATATATGACTTCTTCGAAAATAGCTGCAAAGGTAGCTATTTTCGGGATGCCAACGTCAATTTGCCGGGAGGTGTTTTGCCAAGGTTGTTAAAAAATGACCGTTCTTCATATTTTCGCAATTATACATGCATTTTTTAATGTATTTTGGAGGGATTTCTGAGACTGCGGCATGCGGATAGAAGGAAGGAAACCCAAGTTGGTATTTAGTTTTAAAACAGGACCATGTTCAATACCCTGAAAATTCTCTGGAACAGTTTAAAAATGGCCGTGCAGGAGCTGCGGGTCAATAAGCTGCGTACTTCATTATCCTTATTAGGGATCACGATCGGTATCTTTTGCATTATTGCGGTATTTACGGTAACGGATAGTCTGGAGTCGAATATCCGTTCGGAGGTGCAGTCTTTGGGTAGTGATGTGATCTATGTGCAGAAGTGGCCTTGGAGTGGTGATGAGAGTGGGGAGTATCCGTGGTGGAAGTATATGAACCGTCCGGAGCCGCAGTTCAAGGAGTTGAAGACGATACAGGACAAGGTGCAGAGTGCTGGTGCGGTGGCGTTCCTGTTCAGTTCTACGGGTAAGAAGGTGGAGTATGGGGATGATTATATGGAGGGGGTAGAGTTGGTGGCGGTGACGCAGGATGCGGATAAGATCATTGCTTTGTCGATAGCGGCGGGCCGGTATTTTGTGGGTGCGGAAAATGACGGGGTATCCAATGTAGCGGTGGTGGGTGCGAATATATGGGAGGGATTGTTTGGCGATGCGGATGTGGCGTTGGGTAAGACGATCCATGTGGCGGGCCGGCCATGTAAGATTGTGGGATTGTTGAAGAAGAAGGGTAGTAGTATGATAGGTGGTGGTATCAACAATGATAATTCGGTGTTGCTACCTTATCGTTATGCCCGTACGATAGTGGATGAGCGCCGGTATGCAGATCCTTTTATTATGGTGAAGGCCAAGACGTCGGCTTCTATTTCGCAGTTGCGGGATGAGCTGAAGGGGACGTTGCGGGCGGCGCACCATTTGCGTCCGAAGGAGGACGATGATTTTTCACTGAATGAGATCACGGCGATCAGTGGTCAGTTGAATAGTTTGTTCAGTATGATCAATATCAGTGGTGGGGTGATTGCGATATTTGCGTTGTTGGTGGGTGGCTTTGGTATTGCGAACATTATGTTTGTGACGGTAAAGGAGCGGACGAACATTATCGGGTTGAAGAAGGCGATAGGGGCGAAGCGGAGTATTATCCTGCTGGAGTTCCTGATGGAGGCGATGATGTTATGTGTTATTGGCGGAGCGATCGGATTGTTATTCGTTTATTTGATTACGTTAGTGATCTCGGGGCCTACACTGGAGATTACGCTGACGCTTAAAAATATTATCAAGGGGTTGACCATATCGGCGGTAGTGGGGGTTATTGCCGGCTTTACGCCTGCTTATTTCGCTTCCAAGCTGGACCCTGTAGTAGCGATCCGGTCTAACTAATATTAAAAAAACGTTGTTGAATACCTGTTAGGGGTGAAAATGCGGTAATAATTACGCATATTTGCCCCTGTTATGTGATGATGATGTAACAAAACCTATACTCTGGCGTTTCACAGTAAAAATTATTTCATGCGTATACGCCTTTTGATGGCAATGCCAGTAATGATTGCATTGTCTTTTTCAGCCTGTAAGACTTCCCGTCAGCAAGGAGATTGTAAATATGAGGGGGTAGTAAAGGATATGAGCGGACTGGACGGCTGTAAATGGGTAATAGAACTCAATGATGGCACTCGTTTGCAGCCAGTAGAGCTGGCCGACAGCACTTTTAAGTTGTCGAATGAGCAGCGGGTCAAGGTAAGTTATACCGAGCTTAAGGATCGGATGTCTGTTTGTATGAATGGCAAGCTTGTACGGATAGACTGTATTTCGGCCCGATAGCCCGGCACCCTCTACGGGAGGGTTAAAACAACCGACTACAGGGGTTGTCTGCGATGCAGACGACCCTTTTTTGTGCCCGCCTGCGCCTACGTTAAAATAATATCAGGTAGCGTGTTCCTGGTGATGAATGAGAGAACAATAAGATGTTATAACCTTCTTATTTATAGTCAATTAAGCGTAATTATGAATGGTAATATGGCATTTACTTATACAAACGTTATACGAATGCTATACGAATGTTATAGGAATGCTATAGGAAAGTAAAACGAGGAGGCAGGTGATACTGATACTTTTATGCCCTTTTGTTATTTTTGCATTTATGTCAGTGAAAATATTAGCTATTGAATCTTCCTGTGACGAGACCAGTGCGGCGGTGTTGGTGGATGGGAAGATATTGTCGAATTACATTGCGAACCAGACGATCCATGAGCAATACGGAGGGGTGGTACCGGAGCTGGCTTCCAGGGCGCACCAGGAGAATATTGTGCCGGTGGTGGACCAGGCGTTGAAGAAGGCGGGGGTACGTAAGGAGGAGTTGACGGCGATTGCGTTTACGCAGGCGCCGGGATTGATCGGGGCGTTGCTGGTAGGTGGATGTTTTGCGAAGTCGATGGCGATGGCATTGGATATACCGTTGATAGCGGTGCATCATATGCAGGCGCATGTGTTGGCTAATTTTATCCAGGAGCCGGCGCCGACGTTCCCATTTTTGTGCCTGACGGTGTCGGGAGGGCATACGCAGATCGTGCGATGCGACGGGCCGTTGGATATGCATGTAATTGGTGAGACGCTGGATGATGCGGCGGGGGAAGCTTTTGACAAGAGTGCGAAATTATTAGGTTTACCTTATCCGGGTGGGCCATTGATCGACAAATATGCGAAGCAGGGGAATGCTGACCGTTTTAAGTTCCCGGAGCCGCAGATACCCGGTTTAAATTTCAGTTTCAGTGGGTTGAAGACGGCGATCCTGTATTTCCTGCAGGAGCACCAGGCGAAAGACCCTGTTTTCATCACCGATAATATGGCGGATATCTGTGCTTCTATACAGCAGCGTATCGTTAGTATTCTGATGAACAAGGTGGCGAAGGCGGCGAAGGAGACGGGTATCCACCAGGTGGCCATTGCCGGCGGCGTGAGTGCCAACAGTGGGTTGCGGAAGGCGTTGGAGGAGTACAGTGCGCGGCACGGATGGCAATCGTACATCCCGGCTTTTGAATATTGCACGGACAATGCGGCGATGATTGCGATGACGGCTTATTTCAAGTACCAGGCCGGTGAGTTTGTGGGCTTGGATGCGGTTCCTAGTCCGCGGGCGCCATTTTAGGACCCATTTTCGGAGGTGGTGTTATGACTTTAAATCCCTCCTGCAAGGTCGCTCCTCTCCGGCGGATGCCCGCCGGCAGCCGGTAGGTACAGGGGAGGGGGCCATCCCAGCATTGTTCTGTCGCCTTATAATAAGGGAACGGTGTTGTTTCTTTGCTTAACGGCGGTGTAGAATAAGGTTGGGGGAACAGCCATATGGATGCGTTGGCGCTCATGTTCACGAGGCCTCTGCTGACGAACTGCCGGTGCAGATGGTTATATAGTAGTAGCGTAATGACTGCAAAAAGTAAGGTACAGCCGACTGTTATTCCCCGTTGAAAATGAAAGGACTTGTTTGTTTTCACTAATAATGCCACTGCCCATACGGTGCCCGGTACCAGGTAACCATAGGCGAAACGAGGGTCTGGCGCCTGTGACAGCCAGAATAACATGCCTATCCATAAGTAGCTATAGCTCTCCCATTGTGCGCGCGTCAACCGGCGGTGGTGATAAACTATTACTATTGGAGAGAGGACAAAACCCATCAGCAGCAATTTATCATACAGGCGGAGGTTGTGAAAGAACCAGGTATACATTTTCTGTAGCCCTGCTCCTGCCTGTAATACGGCGGCATCTTTGTTCATGACGTAGGCGCAATCGTGTACGAGGGAGCGGTTGCGTATGATTTCGGCGGCAGGCGATTTCCAGTCTACCTGGCAGATATCTATTGTTTCCAGTGGGAACAGCAGGTAACCGCTGAGCATGACGTTGCGGATGATCCAGGGCGTCAGTATGATGATCCCTGTGAGGCAGACGGCGGCCGCTTTGGTCCAGGAGCGGGTGTACAGGTACTGCCATGTGGCAATAGCCGGGAGTAGTAATACCGGCATGGAAGATACCTTTACCGTTACCAGGAAGAAGGGCGCCAGTATCCGGAAGATACGGAGATCGCCGGAGATGTGTTCCTGTTGGGACCAGCAAAGGAAAAGCAGGCAGCCGAAATAAAATATGACGAGATCGGCGGAGGGCGCTGTGATAAAATATACGCTGGTCTGGGGCATGTTGATGAGTAGGAGTATGCCCGCCATTATGAGTTGATGGGGCCATTGTATGTGTGGGTGCCGGAATATTTGCAGCAGGTAGACGGATACCAGCAGGTACAGTACGCCATTGAGCTGGTTGCCGGATTGCCCGGTGAGCCATGACCAGTTGAATACGGCAGCCAGCAGGTGCCAGTGGGAGTTAAATCCGAAACGTTCGTGCAGGTTGGCCAGTCCGGGTACGACGCGATAGGTTTGTATCCATTTGATGAAGGGAGCGTAATAGAGTCCTTCATCATAGTTGATACTTTGTAAGGCTGACAGGTAGAGTACATAGGCGGTGAGGAGGATGAAAAAGAGGAATGCCCACCCGCCAGCGGTTTTGTATTGCCCGTGATATTGTATCCATCTTTCCTTTATATGGCGACGTAGCAGGATGGCTATACCTATGCCGGTTGCACCCAGCAGGACGTTGCAAGTGACTGCCAGCGGCGCTACTAAAGAAAAGTAGCTGCAGATCATTCCGATGATCATCAGGCCATTGATGGCGGTAATGGCAAATGAGCCCGGCCGGTCCGGGCGTGCTGTATATTTTTGCAGTATCCAGTCTGATGCGATCCCGAAGAGAAAGGACAGGAGGATGATATAGGCAAATTTCAGCAGCAGGTATAACATGGGATATAGTTAGCTGTTCAGCAATGTACGATGTGCGTTGGCGGGCTGTGGTTTGTACCGGTAGATGTTATATTTCAGGATGCAGAAGATGGCCCTGCATCCATCTCTATAATTTATTTTTTTGCCCTCGTGGTAGGTACGGCCATAGTAGGCGATGCCTACTTCGAATATCCGTATGCCGGGGATGCGGCTGATCTTGGCGGTTATTTCGGGTTCGAAGCCGAAGCGGTTTTCCCGGAGGGGGATGTTGGCGATGATATCGCGGCGGAATAGTTTGTAGCAGGTTTCCATATCTGTCAGGTTCAGGTTGGTGAACATGTTGGAGAGGAAGGTCAGGAACTTGTTGCCGATGGTATGCCAGAAGAACAGGATGCGATGGGGGCCGAGGCCTTTGAAGCGGCTGCCGTAGACTACGTCTGCCTGGTTGAGTAATATGGGTTCCAGCAAGCGTTTATATTCTTCCGGATCATATTCCAGGTCGGCATCCTGGATGATGAGAAAATCGCCGGAGGCGATCTGTATACCTGTCCTTAATGCGGCGCCTTTGCCCTGATTCCTTTCATGGCGGATATACCGGATGTCTGCATCCGGATGTGTGTTGTGGAAGGCGGCTACCTGTGTGCCGGTCGCATCGGTGGAGTGGTCATCCACGATGATGATCTCTTTGTGCATGTTGCCCGGCAGGGAGACGGAGTAGACGCGTTCTATCACGCGGTGGATGTACAATTCTTCGTTGTAGGCAGGTATTACGATGGAAAGTTTACATGTACTCATTGGCATTGCTATCTTGCTGATACGTTATAGAACAAACTTCCTCCCCGGTGACCCTTAGGCGGTTGCCTGTTATTTTTTGGGGGGATGGGAGCAGGTGATATTGTCGGGCAATTTTTACGATCTTTGCGGCCGTCATGCCGAATACTTATTTCCAATTCAAACAATTTACGGTGTACCAGGACCGATGTGCCATGAAGGTATGTACGGATGCCTGTGTACAAGGGGCGTTTACTGCCCGTTACCTGGCTGACAAAGGTTTGGGGGCGGGGGGCAGGTTGTTGGATATTGGTGCGGGTACGGGATTGCTTAGTTTGCTGCTTGCGCAGCAGGTGGCGGCGGATATTACGGCGGTGGAGCTGGATGCGGCGGCGTATGAGCAGGCCAGTGCTAACTTTGCGGCGGCGCCCTGGGCGGACCGGATGGTTGTGAACCATGGAGATATACGGGATTGGGAGGGGGGTACTCCTTTTGATTTTATTATTACGAATCCCCCTTTTTACGAAGCGGACCTGAAGAGCCAGGATCAGTTGCGTAACCAGGCGATGCATGCGACTACGCTTAGTTATGAGCAGTTGCTGGCCGCGATCGACCGGTTGCTGGCGGCAGACGGGGCATTTTCGATCTTGTTGCCCTATCGTTATTTCAGCACTTTTCAGCAGCTGGCGGCAGCTAGCGATCTTCACCTGACGACGGCGTTACATGTGAGCCAGCGGACGGGCAAGGCGTATTTCCGTAGTATTGGTATTTTCTCCCGGCAGCGGCAGGAAGCGGATATACGGACGATGGACATTTACCAGGAGGCATCAAGTTATACCCCTGCTTTTATTACTTTATTGAAAGACTATTACCTGTACCTGTAGGTCACGCATTACTTTTCACGTATCCTTCCAGATAGCTGTAGGTAGTGGTGAGTTTTCCATTTTCTGCTATGGTGGCGTGGGCTATCATGTTGCTTTGCGGCAGCAGTAATTCTTCAAATACATATTTCATGAGCTGATCGCCGAAGTAGAGGGAGGCATCGCGTGGCAGTTCGTTGGGCAGGTTGGCTACGCACATCATGTCGATGGAGCCAGGCAGGCCAGGTGCGGTCCTTTGGCGGGCGTGTTTATCGACGCCATATATGGGATCTTGTATGGTGCTGTCGCCGAGGTTGCAAGGTACGGAGCCATGGGTATCGTCGGTGATGTCGGCGATGGCCTGTATGCGGAATTGTGGGTTGTTGAGGTCATCCCAGCTGAACAGCGGGGGGATATTGCGATCCCAGTAGATGCCATTCATGAGGATATCGCTGGCGGTGGTGAAGGGCAGGAACTGGCAGTCGTATTCTGCCGGGTTGGCGTGGAAGTCTTCGCGGCTGTAGGTTTTAGTTTTTTTGTGGAGGTATAGTTCGCCTGCTTTGAGTTGGGTGTATACGGGGTAGCTGAAGTGTGAGGTGTGCAGGAATTCTTCTGGGGTGATGTATTTGATGTCCAGCAGGCCCATGATCTCGAGTACGCCGGAAGCTACTCTGCCGGAGCCAGTGAGGACTATTTTGACTGGCGGCAATTTAAAACCGAAATATTGATGGATGAGGCTTTTGAAGTCGTGGTTGGTATATACGGGCTGCATGTCGTATAGGCCTGTGCGTTTACCATAGGTGAGGAGGCCATTGTGAGCGCCAACTACGCCCGCGAAAAATCCGAATCCCAGGATACGCTGGCCATCGGGATGTACCAGGCATTCGTAGTCGATGAGTCGGATATTGTTGTTGAGGATGGTTTGCAGCATGGGTTGGTTGGCCGCCTGTTTCTTTTTGGTGTGGGAGAAGAACAGGTAGGTCTTGCCGGGGATGAGCCGGGCGGGCGGTACTTCTTTGATGCCGAGGAGGATATCGCAGTGGGTGAGGTCTTCCTGCAGGGGGATACCGGCGCGGCGGTATTCTTCATCTGTAAAGCAGCGGGAGGGGGAGGGTTGTGCAACGATATTAACCTGTTGGTGATGTTCGTTGATCCAGCGGGCCTGGCTGGGGGTGAATGCTACCCTGTTGTCATGTTCTTCTCTGATGAGTCCTATTGTAAGCATATCGACGGCTTGAAAGATGTAACAAAGCGGGGTCAATATACTTAATTCACCGGAAGAAAGCAGGAGATGTAGGTATAAAGGAAGGCGATAGGTGTCGCCGCCCTTTATTGTATTTAGTGTAAGGTATCTTGAAAAAGTTTCAGTGTGCGTTGCCAGGCGAGGGTCGCGGCCTCTTTGTTGTACCGCGTAGGGGCGGTATCGTTGTTGAAGGCATGTTGGGCGCCTTGGTAGACGAACAGTTCATATTTTACGCCTGCTGCTTTGAGGGCGGCTTCGTAGGCAGGTATGCCTGCGTTGATACGTTCGTCGAGGCCGCCATAGTGCAGTAGTACGGCGGCTTTGATCTTGGGTACATCGGCGGCATCGGGCTGTTTGCCATAATAAGCGACGGCCGCCTTGAGGGAGGGAGCGTTGACGGCCAGTTGATTGGCCATAGCGCCGCCCCAGCAGAAGCCGACGCATCCTATTTTGCCATTAGACTCCGGTAGTGACTGGAGGTAGTCGACGGCTTTAAGGAAGTTATTCAGATTCTGTTGTGTATCCAGTTTGCCGAAGAGGTCTCTTGCCGCCTCTTCGTCTTGCGGCGTGCCGCCGAATACGGAGAGGGCGTCTGGTGCGAGGGCAATATATCCTGCCTGGGCGACACGTCGGGCGACATCCCTGATGTGCGGATTGAGGCCGCGGTTTTCGTGGATGACGATGACGGCACCTTTTTTAGCTTCCTGCCCGGCAGGTTTTACCAGGTAGGCTTTCATGGAGGTGCGATCGCCCGGGTAGGTGATATCTTCTGCGTTTAGGTCATTGGTATCTTCCGGTACGGTGGCAGCCTTGGCGTAGTTGACCTCCAGCAAGGGCAATACTGACATGGCAGCGGCCATACTGCCGGTGAGCCTGACGAGGCGGCTGATGAATTCATCCCGCTTCAGTGGTTTATGGGTGTATTCATCGAAGAGATTAATGATACGTTGATCCATTGGTGAAGGCATTAGTACCATGAAGATAAGCGTTCTGCTTTACGCTTTTAACAGCTGGCTCAGTGCATCACGAAGCTGTGATTTGTTGAATGGTTTGGGCAGGAACAGGTCGGCGCCGTTTTCGAGGGCGACATCCTGCGCAGCTGCATCAAAGCCGGATATCATGATGATTCTGGTTGCCGGATATTGCTCTTTTATAAAGCTGATAAAATCGAGGCCATAGCCATCGGGGAGGCGGTTGTCGAGCAGTACGATGGAAGGCGGCTGCTGTTGAAAATATTCCACAGCATCGGAAATGGTTTTTACATGTTCTACTTCCAG
Protein-coding regions in this window:
- a CDS encoding glycosyltransferase family 2 protein, translated to MSTCKLSIVIPAYNEELYIHRVIERVYSVSLPGNMHKEIIIVDDHSTDATGTQVAAFHNTHPDADIRYIRHERNQGKGAALRTGIQIASGDFLIIQDADLEYDPEEYKRLLEPILLNQADVVYGSRFKGLGPHRILFFWHTIGNKFLTFLSNMFTNLNLTDMETCYKLFRRDIIANIPLRENRFGFEPEITAKISRIPGIRIFEVGIAYYGRTYHEGKKINYRDGCRAIFCILKYNIYRYKPQPANAHRTLLNS
- the tsaD gene encoding tRNA (adenosine(37)-N6)-threonylcarbamoyltransferase complex transferase subunit TsaD; amino-acid sequence: MSVKILAIESSCDETSAAVLVDGKILSNYIANQTIHEQYGGVVPELASRAHQENIVPVVDQALKKAGVRKEELTAIAFTQAPGLIGALLVGGCFAKSMAMALDIPLIAVHHMQAHVLANFIQEPAPTFPFLCLTVSGGHTQIVRCDGPLDMHVIGETLDDAAGEAFDKSAKLLGLPYPGGPLIDKYAKQGNADRFKFPEPQIPGLNFSFSGLKTAILYFLQEHQAKDPVFITDNMADICASIQQRIVSILMNKVAKAAKETGIHQVAIAGGVSANSGLRKALEEYSARHGWQSYIPAFEYCTDNAAMIAMTAYFKYQAGEFVGLDAVPSPRAPF
- a CDS encoding tRNA1(Val) (adenine(37)-N6)-methyltransferase; this encodes MPNTYFQFKQFTVYQDRCAMKVCTDACVQGAFTARYLADKGLGAGGRLLDIGAGTGLLSLLLAQQVAADITAVELDAAAYEQASANFAAAPWADRMVVNHGDIRDWEGGTPFDFIITNPPFYEADLKSQDQLRNQAMHATTLSYEQLLAAIDRLLAADGAFSILLPYRYFSTFQQLAAASDLHLTTALHVSQRTGKAYFRSIGIFSRQRQEADIRTMDIYQEASSYTPAFITLLKDYYLYL
- a CDS encoding NAD(P)-dependent oxidoreductase is translated as MLTIGLIREEHDNRVAFTPSQARWINEHHQQVNIVAQPSPSRCFTDEEYRRAGIPLQEDLTHCDILLGIKEVPPARLIPGKTYLFFSHTKKKQAANQPMLQTILNNNIRLIDYECLVHPDGQRILGFGFFAGVVGAHNGLLTYGKRTGLYDMQPVYTNHDFKSLIHQYFGFKLPPVKIVLTGSGRVASGVLEIMGLLDIKYITPEEFLHTSHFSYPVYTQLKAGELYLHKKTKTYSREDFHANPAEYDCQFLPFTTASDILMNGIYWDRNIPPLFSWDDLNNPQFRIQAIADITDDTHGSVPCNLGDSTIQDPIYGVDKHARQRTAPGLPGSIDMMCVANLPNELPRDASLYFGDQLMKYVFEELLLPQSNMIAHATIAENGKLTTTYSYLEGYVKSNA
- a CDS encoding LIC_10190 family membrane protein — encoded protein: MLYLLLKFAYIILLSFLFGIASDWILQKYTARPDRPGSFAITAINGLMIIGMICSYFSLVAPLAVTCNVLLGATGIGIAILLRRHIKERWIQYHGQYKTAGGWAFLFFILLTAYVLYLSALQSINYDEGLYYAPFIKWIQTYRVVPGLANLHERFGFNSHWHLLAAVFNWSWLTGQSGNQLNGVLYLLVSVYLLQIFRHPHIQWPHQLIMAGILLLINMPQTSVYFITAPSADLVIFYFGCLLFLCWSQQEHISGDLRIFRILAPFFLVTVKVSSMPVLLLPAIATWQYLYTRSWTKAAAVCLTGIIILTPWIIRNVMLSGYLLFPLETIDICQVDWKSPAAEIIRNRSLVHDCAYVMNKDAAVLQAGAGLQKMYTWFFHNLRLYDKLLLMGFVLSPIVIVYHHRRLTRAQWESYSYLWIGMLFWLSQAPDPRFAYGYLVPGTVWAVALLVKTNKSFHFQRGITVGCTLLFAVITLLLYNHLHRQFVSRGLVNMSANASIWLFPQPYSTPPLSKETTPFPYYKATEQCWDGPLPCTYRLPAGIRRRGATLQEGFKVITPPPKMGPKMAPAD